Proteins co-encoded in one Candidatus Binatia bacterium genomic window:
- a CDS encoding aldehyde dehydrogenase family protein encodes MNPQTISPASAPASPERSGTAPRPYLNLIGGQWVPARSGKTTENRNPARPDDLIGTFPSSGPEDVDLAVRAAHAAFASWRLVPAPRRAEIILRAAEILRERKEDLARAMTREMGKVLAETRGDVQEAIDMAYYIGAEGRRLFGVTVPSELPNKFAMSIRQPLGVCGLITPWNFPMAIPSWKIFPALVAGNTVVIKPATDTPASAHHLVEILVEAGAPEGVVNIVHGGGNAVGVPLTTHPDVKLISFTGSSEVGKAIAERCGPTLKRVSLELGGKNAQIVMEDADLDLALEGALWGAFGTTGQRCTATSRLIVARPVHDEMVRRLVERAGRLRLGDGLDAQSEVGPVINTAARDRIHEYVQIGIREGAKLAAGGSVAEEGALRQGAFYRPTIFDNVTPAMRIAREEIFGPVLSVLTVDSLEEAIRVLNDTPYGLSSSIYTRDVNRAMRAVRDIEAGITYVNGPTIGAEVQLPFGGVKETGNGHREGGPTVIDAFTEWKSVYIDYSGKLQKAQIDR; translated from the coding sequence ATGAACCCGCAGACCATTTCCCCGGCGTCGGCACCGGCTTCACCGGAGCGCTCCGGGACCGCGCCGCGCCCCTACCTGAACCTGATCGGCGGCCAGTGGGTGCCCGCCCGGTCGGGCAAGACCACCGAGAACCGCAATCCCGCCCGCCCCGATGATCTGATCGGAACCTTCCCCAGCTCCGGCCCCGAGGACGTGGACCTGGCCGTGCGCGCCGCCCACGCGGCGTTTGCGTCCTGGCGCCTGGTCCCCGCGCCCCGCCGCGCCGAGATCATCCTGCGCGCGGCCGAGATCCTCCGCGAGCGCAAGGAAGACCTCGCGCGCGCGATGACGCGGGAGATGGGGAAGGTGCTGGCCGAGACGCGCGGCGACGTGCAGGAGGCCATCGACATGGCCTACTACATCGGCGCCGAGGGGCGCCGGCTCTTCGGCGTCACCGTCCCCTCGGAGCTGCCCAACAAGTTCGCGATGTCGATCCGCCAGCCGCTCGGGGTCTGCGGGCTCATCACGCCCTGGAATTTCCCGATGGCGATCCCCTCGTGGAAGATCTTCCCGGCGCTCGTCGCGGGGAACACCGTCGTGATCAAGCCCGCCACCGACACGCCGGCCTCGGCGCACCACCTGGTCGAGATCCTCGTCGAAGCGGGAGCGCCGGAGGGCGTGGTCAACATTGTCCACGGCGGCGGCAATGCCGTGGGCGTGCCGCTCACGACGCATCCCGACGTGAAGCTGATCTCTTTCACCGGCTCCTCCGAGGTGGGGAAGGCGATCGCCGAGCGCTGCGGCCCCACCCTGAAGCGCGTCTCGCTGGAGCTGGGGGGGAAGAACGCGCAGATCGTCATGGAGGACGCCGACCTCGATCTGGCGCTCGAAGGGGCGCTCTGGGGCGCGTTCGGCACGACGGGGCAGCGCTGCACCGCGACCAGCCGCCTCATCGTGGCGCGCCCGGTGCACGACGAGATGGTGCGCCGGCTGGTGGAGCGGGCGGGACGGCTCCGACTGGGCGACGGCCTCGATGCGCAGAGCGAAGTCGGTCCGGTCATCAACACGGCGGCCCGGGATCGCATCCACGAGTACGTGCAGATCGGCATCCGGGAGGGGGCGAAGCTCGCCGCCGGCGGCTCGGTCGCCGAGGAGGGCGCGCTGCGCCAGGGAGCCTTCTACCGGCCGACCATCTTCGACAACGTCACGCCGGCCATGCGGATCGCTCGCGAGGAGATCTTCGGCCCCGTGCTCTCCGTGCTCACCGTGGATTCGCTGGAGGAGGCGATCCGCGTCCTGAACGACACGCCCTACGGCCTCTCCTCCTCCATCTACACGCGCGACGTGAACCGCGCGATGCGCGCGGTGCGCGACATCGAGGCGGGCATCACCTACGTGAACGGCCCCACGATCGGCGCCGAGGTGCAGCTCCCGTTCGGCGGCGTCAAGGAGACCGGGAACGGCCATCGGGAGGGAGGGCCCACGGTGATCGACGCGTTCACGGAGTGGAAGTCGGTCTACATCGATTACAGCGGCAAGCTTCAGAAGGCGCAGATCGACCGATGA